The following is a genomic window from Candidatus Moraniibacteriota bacterium.
AAGCTGCCCTGGGGTGATATGCGGGTGGATGTGGTCCTGGAGTGCACGGGGCGATTTGTAAAAGGGGAGGCGGCCGAGAAACATATTACGGCAGGCGCGAAGAAAGTCATACTCTCGGCACCGGGGAAAGGCAGTGATATCCCGATGTACCTCATGGGAGTGAACGACGATGCGTATCAGGGCGAGAAGGTTATTTCAAATGCTTCGTGTACCACCAACTGTCTTGCGCCGGTCGCGCAGGTGATGCAACAAGCATTCGGCATCGAGAAGGCGATGATGACGACCGTGCACTCGTATACGGCTGATCAAAACCTGCAGGATGGACCGCACAAAGACTTGCGCCGGGCGCGAGCTGCGGCGCAGAATATCGTGCCGACGACGACGGGCGCGGCGATTGCCATTGGGGAAGTCGTGCCTGAAATACGCGGAAAATTCGATGGTCTGGCAATACGTGTGCCAACCTCGGTGGTATCCTTGACGGACTTTACCTTTGTGCTCAGTCGCGACGTGACAGAGGAAGAGGTGAATGCGGCACTGGAAGTGGCGTCCAAAACGGATCGCTTCAAGGGCATTCTTGAGGTAACGAGCGAGCCTCTGGTCTCTTCGGACTTTATCGGAAATCCGGCATCGTCGACGGTGGATCTCTCGCTTACCAAGGTGGTTGGCGGCAATCTCGTCAAGGTGGTTGCCTGGTATGACAATGAGTGGGGTTATTCCGAACGACTCGCCGATATGACGATGATGGTGTAGTGTTGTCGTTCGCTGTAGAGAATTCCTGAATTTCCATTTCTTGTGCCGGCTTTTGGGTAGATATTTAGAAAGCAGACAATCAAACAAAAGAAAGTCGTATGTACGATATCATCATAAAAAACGGAGCGGTGCTTGACGGGACGGGTGCGCGCGAGTTTGCGGGCGATATCGGGATCAAGGAAGGATTGATTGCGACGATCGGTAATCTGAATGGCGAACAAGCCGAGAGAATTATTGATGCCAAGGGCATGTATGTCGCGCCCGGATTTGTGGATATTAACAATCACTCGGATACGTATTGGCAGATATTTTTGAATCCCGACCTTGAGAGTCTTGTGAGGCAGGGAATCACGACGATTGTCGGCGGGAATTGTGGGTCTTCTCTTTCGCCTTTGACGGATCAATCCATGCTGCAGTCCATTCAGAAATGGACCGATATTCGGAACCTCAACCTGAATTGGCTGTCGACAAAAGAATTCTTGGAGGAAGTCGAACGCAGGGATCTCTCGGTTAATTTCGCGACACTCTTGGGTCACGGGACATTGCGGCGCGGTTTCGTGCATGATGAGTCGCGCCCGCTCCGAGCGGCCGAACTTGCCGGTATGGAGAGAATGCTGAAGCAATCGATGCGTGAAGGGTCGCTCGGTATGTCTCTTGGGCTGGCATATGTGCACGGGCGCCATGCAACAGAGCATGAGTTGTCGACACTTGCGAAAGTAGTCGGGAAATACGGCGGATTCTGTACGGCGCACCTGCGGAGCGAAGGAAAGGAACTTCCGGAAGCGATTGCAGAAGCGATTACTATGGCACGAAGCTCGGGTGTCCGCCTCCATATCTCGCATCTCAAGGCAGTCGGGAAGCGATACTGGGATCATATGGAGCGCGCACTCTATCTTCTCGACGCGTCCGATTCCGAGGGAGTCGACGTATCATTTGATATCTATCCCTATCGGTCCACCGCAACCGTGCTCTACACGATTCTTCCCACTTGGATAACCGATGGCGGAAAAAAGATGATGTTCGAGCGACTGCGAAATCCCGCCATCCGGACCGAGGCGATTCATGACCTCCGAGAGGAACACATCGACTACTCCTCGGCAGTGCTCTCGCTCTCCTCGCTGAACAAAATGATTACGCGTACTAACGTGCTGGAAATGGCGCACGCTCAAGGGAAGTCGCCGGAAGATGTTATTTTCGACGTGCTCCTTGCTTCGGATGATCGAGCTATCGTATCGCTCGACGCGCTTTCCGAAGAGAATATTGAGAAGGGGCTTCGTCACCCGTTTTCCATTGTCAGTACAAATGGAACCGGGTACCCGGCGAATTATTCAGGAACAGGCGAGTCTATTCACCCGCGATGTTTCGGGACATTCCCGCGGGTGCTCTTCCGCTATGTCCGTGAGCGAAAGCTTCTCGGTTGGGAAGAAGCGATTCATAAAATGACCGGCAAGCCGGCAGCGAAAGCAGGCATCGAGAAACGCGGCACGATCGCGGTTGGAAATCACGCCGATATCGTCGTGATCAATCCGAACGAAGTCGAGGATCATGCAACCTCGGAGAATCCCTATCAGTATCCGTCCGGCATCCCATTCGTTCTTGTCAATGGTAAGATCGCTGTTGACAGCGGAGAATACACAGGGAATCGATACGGAACCGTGCTGCGCCGCACCGGAGGGCTTCTGGAACGGTTTTGGTAGGGAACGTCCTCTTAACAGAGCGAACAAGAATGGGAGCGTGTTCATAACGCTTTTTTTTGTTTCATTTTCTGGCCGGATCCCAGCTTGATTTGAAGGGGGTTTTGGAGGTATGGTTGGGATATTGACATATTCCTTAGCACTATGGCGGATCGGACGAGGGCGACGAAATTTGTGTTTGATTCGTACGCGTTTTCTCTCGAAGAAAAGAGAGCGTCTTTTACGTATCGGATGGAATTTGAGAATCGGGAGCCGATGATCTTTATCGATGAACTTTTTTTCCCTGAGCTTCCCGAAACAATGCGCGCTTCGGAGTCATTGATCGATGCGGTGTTGCGCGGGGTGCATATCGCACTTGGCGTGAGCTATTACAAGCTCTCGTGTCCCGTTGATATTGAAGTGTCCCATGCGCTTTCGGAGAAGCAGGCGGTGTTTTGGAATACTGTTTACCGCAAAGGACTGGGCGAGTTCTTCTTTCGAAACAACATTGATCCGCGCGGGAGAATAAATTTCCCATTTGATAGAAGTCTTTCGCCGGGGAGTTTTGCGGTCGATGTGGAAGATCGGGCGCTTCTTGGTATCGGCGGCGGAAAAGACT
Proteins encoded in this region:
- a CDS encoding D-aminoacylase — its product is MYDIIIKNGAVLDGTGAREFAGDIGIKEGLIATIGNLNGEQAERIIDAKGMYVAPGFVDINNHSDTYWQIFLNPDLESLVRQGITTIVGGNCGSSLSPLTDQSMLQSIQKWTDIRNLNLNWLSTKEFLEEVERRDLSVNFATLLGHGTLRRGFVHDESRPLRAAELAGMERMLKQSMREGSLGMSLGLAYVHGRHATEHELSTLAKVVGKYGGFCTAHLRSEGKELPEAIAEAITMARSSGVRLHISHLKAVGKRYWDHMERALYLLDASDSEGVDVSFDIYPYRSTATVLYTILPTWITDGGKKMMFERLRNPAIRTEAIHDLREEHIDYSSAVLSLSSLNKMITRTNVLEMAHAQGKSPEDVIFDVLLASDDRAIVSLDALSEENIEKGLRHPFSIVSTNGTGYPANYSGTGESIHPRCFGTFPRVLFRYVRERKLLGWEEAIHKMTGKPAAKAGIEKRGTIAVGNHADIVVINPNEVEDHATSENPYQYPSGIPFVLVNGKIAVDSGEYTGNRYGTVLRRTGGLLERFW
- the gap gene encoding type I glyceraldehyde-3-phosphate dehydrogenase — its product is MKRIAINGFGRIGRTVFRILSERADAEIVAVNDLSDAATLAHLLKHDTAFRTFSHSVSSKEGMLVVDGQDIPVLSEPDPEKLPWGDMRVDVVLECTGRFVKGEAAEKHITAGAKKVILSAPGKGSDIPMYLMGVNDDAYQGEKVISNASCTTNCLAPVAQVMQQAFGIEKAMMTTVHSYTADQNLQDGPHKDLRRARAAAQNIVPTTTGAAIAIGEVVPEIRGKFDGLAIRVPTSVVSLTDFTFVLSRDVTEEEVNAALEVASKTDRFKGILEVTSEPLVSSDFIGNPASSTVDLSLTKVVGGNLVKVVAWYDNEWGYSERLADMTMMV